One segment of Metallosphaera cuprina Ar-4 DNA contains the following:
- the amrS gene encoding AmmeMemoRadiSam system radical SAM enzyme, translated as MRKEATLYTVKGDRVRCDACARKCLIGEGKTGFCGIRSVSNSKLYLDVYGKVAAMHIDPIEKKPLVHFYPGSRVLSFSTFGCNWMCAYCQNYDISQRRVIDGADLMPEDIVEMARAYQVEGITYTYNEPVIFIEFAYDTGTLAKRYGLLNTMVSNGYWSDEAVDYAKDFIDAVTIDFKGNGEPRFMRRYTGASGPEPIFQTINELIKRKIHVEITDLIIPEIGDNLEFAKGFLSKLYDTVGPDVPIHFLRFHPDYKLNNLPLTSVATLEAHYKLAKETGFRFVYVGNVPGHPLENTYCPNCGSVVIERYGFRITGWNLTEDMRCKNCSYKLPIEGKRSKHYREDRFEPIFI; from the coding sequence ATGCGAAAGGAGGCTACACTATACACGGTAAAAGGAGATAGGGTTAGATGTGATGCCTGTGCGAGGAAGTGCCTTATTGGTGAGGGAAAGACTGGGTTCTGTGGCATAAGATCCGTTTCCAATAGTAAACTTTACCTTGACGTTTATGGAAAGGTTGCGGCCATGCATATAGATCCTATAGAGAAGAAACCCTTGGTTCATTTTTATCCTGGGTCTAGAGTCCTCTCCTTCTCCACGTTCGGATGTAATTGGATGTGTGCATATTGTCAAAACTATGACATTAGCCAGAGAAGAGTGATTGATGGAGCGGACTTAATGCCTGAAGATATTGTTGAAATGGCTAGAGCATACCAGGTAGAGGGAATAACGTACACCTACAATGAACCTGTAATCTTTATCGAGTTCGCCTATGATACTGGGACTCTAGCTAAGAGATATGGGCTACTTAATACTATGGTTAGTAATGGATACTGGTCTGATGAGGCAGTGGATTACGCTAAGGATTTCATAGATGCGGTGACAATTGACTTTAAGGGAAACGGAGAGCCGAGATTTATGAGGAGGTACACAGGAGCTTCAGGACCAGAACCAATTTTTCAAACAATCAATGAGTTGATCAAAAGGAAGATTCACGTAGAGATAACTGACTTAATAATACCAGAGATAGGGGACAATTTGGAGTTCGCTAAGGGTTTCCTATCGAAACTTTATGATACTGTAGGCCCAGACGTTCCGATTCATTTTCTTAGGTTTCACCCGGACTATAAGTTGAACAACTTACCTCTTACTTCTGTGGCTACCCTAGAGGCCCACTACAAGCTTGCGAAGGAGACAGGTTTCAGGTTCGTATACGTAGGGAACGTACCAGGCCATCCTCTGGAAAATACATATTGTCCAAACTGCGGAAGCGTTGTGATAGAAAGGTACGGCTTTAGGATAACAGGGTGGAACCTCACCGAGGATATGAGGTGTAAAAATTGCAGTTATAAGCTCCCTATAGAAGGAAAGAGATCAAAGCACTATAGGGAGGATAGGTTCGAGCCCATATTCATCTGA
- a CDS encoding DUF309 domain-containing protein: MERYILFYPLDAKLEFIKESGYRLIDVRECKYKEVDVIGDVEKVMNGLGRPLFYIRVGESPQDLWLLLNDCRFWEAHEILESIWRRSTGNERKFTQALILICAAMIKFRKNPKVSDELMAKALSLISELPKDLLPLFYVSLGLNAQGS, translated from the coding sequence ATGGAAAGATACATCTTGTTCTATCCCTTGGATGCGAAGCTGGAATTTATTAAAGAGAGTGGATATCGTCTAATAGACGTTAGGGAGTGCAAGTATAAGGAAGTTGATGTCATAGGGGACGTGGAGAAAGTAATGAATGGTCTCGGGAGGCCGTTATTTTACATTAGAGTTGGTGAAAGTCCACAGGACTTGTGGCTTCTACTAAACGACTGCAGGTTTTGGGAAGCGCATGAGATTTTAGAGAGTATCTGGAGGAGATCAACCGGTAACGAGAGGAAATTCACTCAGGCCCTAATATTAATTTGTGCAGCCATGATTAAATTCAGAAAAAATCCTAAAGTGTCGGACGAACTAATGGCCAAAGCTTTATCTCTTATATCCGAACTTCCTAAGGATCTCCTTCCTCTCTTTTATGTCAGCCTCGGTCTCAACGCCCAGGGGAGTTAA
- a CDS encoding adenosine-specific kinase: MIKLEVVKIDIPEGTNVIVGHSHFIKTVEDLYETLASSSPGLKFGIAFSEASGKRLIRYDGNDEELIKLAVENCKKISAGHTFVIYIKNGFPINVLNRIKQVEEVVRIYAATANPLQVIIGETDQGRGVLGVVDGLTPLGVETEADIKERKEILRKFGYKR; encoded by the coding sequence GTGATAAAGCTCGAAGTTGTTAAAATAGATATCCCGGAGGGTACTAACGTCATAGTAGGTCATTCCCATTTTATAAAGACAGTTGAAGATTTATACGAAACCTTAGCTTCCTCCTCACCAGGATTAAAGTTCGGTATAGCTTTCAGCGAAGCTAGCGGAAAGAGACTCATAAGATATGACGGTAATGACGAGGAACTAATCAAGCTAGCGGTAGAAAACTGCAAAAAAATATCAGCAGGACACACGTTCGTGATCTATATTAAGAATGGCTTCCCAATAAACGTATTAAACAGAATAAAACAAGTGGAGGAAGTGGTAAGAATATATGCTGCTACGGCTAACCCACTGCAGGTCATAATAGGGGAAACTGACCAAGGAAGAGGAGTCTTGGGAGTCGTGGACGGCTTAACTCCCCTGGGCGTTGAGACCGAGGCTGACATAAAAGAGAGGAAGGAGATCCTTAGGAAGTTCGGATATAAGAGATAA